Proteins from one Myxococcus stipitatus genomic window:
- a CDS encoding bestrophin family protein produces MVDYDPHRWWSYFHYVKGSMVREIVARVMACVVWSAAVVFMHERFHAMDIPGTVHTLAGMSLSLLLVFRTNSSYDRFWEGRKLWGGIVNETRNLARGAGIFLRESPELYSALLRWTAAFPFAAAASLRGGANLGPLSRELPADAVAQVMGSQHVPFAVARRMSAVLDAARREGRFNEYVQMQLDQNVQLLVDYLGGCERIRKTPIPFAYVMHLRRALLVYCYTLPFALVRDFGWMTVLATFIVAYVFFGIEEIGVEIEDPFGTDDNDLPLDQICSTIHGNLSALMPVEAVPSSGSSAA; encoded by the coding sequence ATGGTTGATTACGACCCGCATCGCTGGTGGAGCTACTTCCATTACGTCAAGGGCTCGATGGTCCGCGAAATCGTGGCCCGGGTCATGGCGTGTGTCGTGTGGTCGGCGGCGGTCGTGTTCATGCACGAGCGCTTCCACGCGATGGACATCCCCGGCACGGTGCACACGCTGGCGGGCATGTCGTTGAGCCTGCTGCTCGTCTTCCGGACCAACTCGTCCTACGACCGGTTCTGGGAGGGGCGGAAGCTGTGGGGCGGCATCGTCAACGAGACGCGCAACCTGGCGCGCGGCGCCGGCATCTTCCTGCGCGAGTCGCCGGAGCTGTACTCCGCGCTGCTGCGCTGGACGGCCGCCTTCCCCTTCGCCGCCGCCGCCTCGCTGCGCGGCGGGGCCAACCTGGGGCCGCTTTCGCGCGAGCTGCCGGCGGACGCGGTGGCCCAGGTGATGGGCAGCCAGCACGTCCCGTTCGCGGTGGCCCGCCGGATGAGCGCGGTGCTGGACGCCGCGCGCCGCGAGGGCCGCTTCAACGAGTACGTGCAGATGCAGCTCGACCAGAACGTCCAGCTGCTGGTGGACTACCTGGGCGGCTGTGAGCGCATCCGCAAGACGCCCATCCCCTTCGCGTACGTCATGCACCTGCGCCGGGCGCTGCTCGTCTACTGCTACACGCTGCCCTTCGCGCTGGTGAGGGACTTTGGTTGGATGACGGTGCTCGCCACCTTCATCGTGGCGTACGTCTTCTTCGGCATCGAGGAGATTGGCGTCGAAATCGAGGACCCGTTCGGCACCGACGACAACGACCTGCCGCTGGACCAGATCTGCTCCACCATCCACGGCAACCTCTCCGCCCTGATGCCGGTGGAGGCCGTGCCGTCGAGCGGCTCGTCGGCGGCCTGA
- a CDS encoding immunity protein Imm33 domain-containing protein, translating to MLVRVELGTEQRQQLMQRILLRGKGAIVSRVIAGGAQPVRFAERMEPLDARDSGWAFSSGAEPEGAESDPRSYTVVTLSRLVERFPALDAILDAPVGARYRLDGETFVEE from the coding sequence GTGCTCGTCCGGGTGGAGCTGGGCACGGAGCAGCGTCAGCAGCTCATGCAGCGCATCCTGCTGCGTGGCAAGGGGGCCATCGTCTCCAGGGTCATCGCCGGCGGCGCGCAGCCCGTCCGGTTCGCGGAGCGGATGGAGCCGCTCGACGCGCGGGACAGTGGCTGGGCCTTCTCCTCCGGCGCGGAGCCCGAGGGCGCCGAGAGCGACCCGAGGTCCTATACCGTCGTGACGCTGTCCCGGCTCGTCGAGCGCTTCCCCGCGCTCGACGCCATCCTGGATGCCCCGGTGGGGGCCCGCTACCGCCTGGACGGCGAGACGTTCGTCGAGGAGTAG
- a CDS encoding GNAT family N-acetyltransferase, with protein MIAPGPTLETPRLILRPTAREDFEGFCALMADPETARFIGGVQSRPIVWRALCAMAGSWTLQGFAMFSIVEKATGRWIGRAGPWMPEGWPGTEVGWALLKEAHGKGYAVEAATVAIDWAFDHLGWTEVIHTIDPQNTPSQQVARRLGSPLKGPGKLPPPLEASPVEVWGQSREEWRARRR; from the coding sequence ATGATCGCCCCTGGACCGACACTGGAGACCCCACGCCTCATCCTCCGTCCCACCGCGCGCGAGGACTTCGAGGGCTTCTGCGCGCTGATGGCGGACCCCGAGACCGCGCGCTTCATCGGTGGGGTGCAATCCCGTCCCATCGTGTGGCGGGCGCTGTGCGCCATGGCGGGGTCCTGGACGCTCCAGGGCTTCGCCATGTTCTCCATCGTGGAGAAGGCGACGGGCCGCTGGATTGGCCGGGCGGGGCCGTGGATGCCGGAGGGCTGGCCGGGCACGGAGGTGGGATGGGCCCTGCTCAAGGAGGCCCACGGCAAGGGGTATGCCGTGGAGGCCGCCACCGTGGCCATCGACTGGGCCTTCGACCACCTGGGCTGGACGGAGGTCATCCACACCATCGACCCGCAGAACACCCCGTCCCAGCAGGTCGCCCGCAGGCTGGGCTCCCCCCTGAAGGGCCCCGGCAAGCTGCCGCCGCCCCTCGAGGCCTCTCCCGTCGAAGTCTGGGGCCAGAGCCGCGAGGAGTGGCGGGCGCGCCGCCGGTAG
- a CDS encoding NAD(P)H-dependent flavin oxidoreductase, whose protein sequence is MWTETRVARKLGTRLPLIQGPFGGGMSSTRLAAAVSNAGGLGSFGAHHLPPADIAATVKELRERTSAPFGINLWVPLEGEKALRPTPEEFAAGVARLKHWYDELGVPLPQYPGAFSQDYEAQVEAVLALAPPVFSFIFGIPSPQVLEACRQKGIVTVGTATNVDEGVALEKAGVDLIVASGSEAGGHRASFLRPAEESPATTALVPQLADRVRTPLVASGGIADGRTVATALALGAEGVQVGTAFLACEESNASDAYRRALRQESARATVLTRVFSGRYARGIKNRFLQELTPHEEDVPPYPIQNWLTTPLRKAAAARGREDLLSLWAGQNAPLIRHTRAPELVAFLEEDTTRVLARLSGL, encoded by the coding sequence ATGTGGACTGAGACGCGCGTGGCACGGAAGCTCGGGACGCGGCTGCCCTTGATTCAAGGGCCCTTTGGCGGAGGCATGTCCTCCACGCGGCTGGCGGCCGCGGTCTCCAACGCGGGGGGCCTGGGCTCGTTCGGGGCCCACCACCTGCCCCCGGCCGACATCGCCGCCACCGTGAAGGAGCTGCGGGAGCGGACGTCCGCCCCCTTCGGCATCAACCTGTGGGTGCCCCTGGAGGGCGAGAAGGCCCTGCGGCCCACTCCGGAGGAGTTCGCCGCCGGCGTCGCCCGGCTGAAGCACTGGTACGACGAGCTGGGGGTGCCCCTGCCTCAGTACCCGGGCGCCTTCTCCCAGGACTACGAGGCGCAGGTGGAGGCGGTCCTGGCGCTCGCGCCTCCCGTGTTCAGCTTCATCTTCGGCATCCCGTCGCCCCAGGTCCTGGAGGCGTGCCGCCAGAAGGGCATCGTCACCGTCGGCACCGCGACGAACGTGGACGAGGGCGTGGCGCTGGAGAAGGCGGGGGTGGACCTCATCGTCGCCTCCGGCAGCGAGGCCGGCGGCCACCGCGCCTCGTTCCTGCGTCCCGCGGAGGAGTCCCCCGCCACCACGGCGCTGGTGCCGCAGCTGGCGGACCGGGTGCGCACGCCCCTGGTCGCGTCCGGCGGCATCGCGGACGGGCGCACGGTGGCCACCGCGCTGGCGCTGGGCGCCGAGGGCGTCCAGGTGGGGACGGCCTTCCTCGCCTGCGAGGAGTCCAACGCCAGTGACGCGTACCGCCGCGCGCTGCGCCAGGAGTCCGCCCGCGCCACCGTCCTCACCCGCGTGTTCTCCGGCCGCTACGCGCGCGGCATCAAGAACCGCTTCCTCCAGGAGCTGACGCCCCACGAGGAGGACGTGCCGCCCTACCCCATCCAGAACTGGCTCACCACGCCCCTGCGCAAGGCGGCGGCGGCGCGGGGCCGCGAGGACCTGCTGTCCCTGTGGGCCGGACAGAACGCTCCGCTCATCCGCCACACCCGGGCGCCGGAGCTGGTGGCCTTCCTCGAAGAGGACACCACGCGCGTGCTGGCGCGGCTGTCCGGACTCTGA
- a CDS encoding DUF2185 domain-containing protein translates to MARIAKGPRVLLGEVDLPEGVLVILDPGMARFWRHDGAPASPRKKDPAQWDLRLVGRDALEAGRAYDREFDPRFLFDVSEPGSPQFDAFARERGLDARAEVVTPRIPHTERVRLALEHGAGLGVVPYNRLWAVAVGGLPTERALPVWGLPMPPGEFEGRWRSIDLVVDEKGEPVRSESVTGVMVDHGQLLFAGLGPLGLFRMWEPEDGLADYVFWGKDAPGLAEALGASVLGEGLFGWRDVPMESVGEKATPVQERIAQERLAVSVDYRPHCNLEKLNALLRESPEDAASLRLGSARVVGCGNRWGDGVFTVSRHFDARG, encoded by the coding sequence ATGGCGCGAATCGCGAAGGGTCCGCGGGTGTTGCTCGGTGAGGTCGACCTGCCCGAGGGCGTCCTCGTCATCCTCGATCCGGGCATGGCGCGCTTCTGGCGTCACGACGGGGCGCCGGCGTCGCCTCGAAAGAAGGACCCGGCGCAATGGGACCTGCGCCTCGTCGGGCGCGACGCGCTCGAGGCGGGCAGGGCATATGACCGTGAGTTCGACCCGCGCTTCCTCTTCGACGTGTCCGAGCCGGGCTCCCCTCAGTTCGATGCGTTCGCGCGGGAGCGGGGCCTCGACGCGCGCGCGGAGGTGGTGACGCCGAGGATTCCCCATACGGAGCGGGTCCGGCTCGCGCTCGAACATGGCGCGGGGCTGGGCGTGGTGCCGTACAACCGGCTGTGGGCGGTGGCGGTGGGGGGATTGCCCACGGAGCGCGCGCTCCCGGTGTGGGGCCTGCCCATGCCGCCCGGCGAGTTCGAGGGGCGTTGGCGCTCCATCGACCTGGTCGTCGACGAGAAGGGGGAGCCCGTCCGCTCCGAGTCGGTGACGGGGGTGATGGTGGACCATGGCCAGCTGCTCTTCGCGGGGCTGGGGCCGCTGGGGCTGTTCCGGATGTGGGAGCCGGAGGATGGGCTCGCGGACTACGTGTTCTGGGGGAAGGACGCCCCGGGGCTCGCGGAGGCGCTGGGCGCGAGCGTGCTGGGGGAGGGGCTGTTCGGGTGGCGGGACGTGCCCATGGAGTCGGTCGGCGAGAAGGCGACGCCGGTGCAGGAGCGCATCGCGCAGGAGCGCCTGGCGGTTTCGGTGGACTACCGGCCGCACTGCAACCTGGAGAAGCTCAATGCCTTGCTGCGCGAGAGTCCGGAGGACGCGGCCTCGCTGCGGCTGGGGAGCGCGAGGGTCGTGGGCTGTGGGAATCGCTGGGGCGACGGCGTCTTCACCGTGAGCCGCCACTTCGACGCGCGAGGGTAG
- a CDS encoding sigma 54-interacting transcriptional regulator, producing the protein MQLKLAADMSTTAVQTQGRSAPAPRSVPALTVVSHPQPQRMGERLLLEGLASAGRTAALSRNAPDFCRPGGLLALPLGDPFISRTPVQFEPAPQGGVRLLVPEDGTQVCVAGESVSGGREFSLEELAAGVPLVLAERVVLLLHLAQTGVTPVLDDLGLVGQGEGIQQLRQDILRVADLQVPVLIRGETGTGKELVARAIHDQGPRRSGPFVSVNLGALSKELVAAELFGAQRGAYTGASRDRDGFFRAAHGGTLFLDEVGEAPPEVQAALLRVLETGEVYPVGGHTPVSVDVRLVAATDSDLEARIEERQFKAPLLHRLAGFEIRVPALRERREDIGPLFLHFARQELEATGETWRLATTDPRAQPWLPAALAVRLLRYGWPGNVRQLRNVTRQLVIGSRGLPGLRVDSRLEQTLGAEVLPVPGRVLAPTAPGTPEAADPRGASRRKPAEVGEAELLEALRACSWDLKATADHLGIPRPSVYVLIDKSSLIRTARDLSPEEITRCFQECQGDLDKMVQRLEVSRRALQRRVRELGLENP; encoded by the coding sequence ATGCAGCTGAAGCTCGCCGCCGACATGTCGACGACCGCCGTCCAGACCCAAGGCAGATCCGCGCCGGCCCCGCGGAGCGTGCCGGCCCTGACCGTCGTTTCCCATCCGCAACCCCAGCGCATGGGGGAGCGGTTGTTGCTGGAGGGGCTGGCGAGCGCGGGGCGGACGGCGGCGTTGTCGCGCAACGCGCCGGACTTCTGCCGTCCCGGCGGGCTGCTGGCGTTGCCGCTGGGAGATCCGTTCATCAGCCGCACGCCGGTGCAGTTCGAGCCAGCGCCCCAGGGAGGGGTGCGGCTGCTGGTGCCGGAGGACGGGACGCAGGTGTGCGTGGCGGGGGAGTCCGTGTCGGGAGGGCGGGAGTTCTCGCTCGAGGAGCTGGCCGCGGGGGTGCCGCTGGTGCTGGCCGAGCGCGTGGTGCTGCTGCTGCACCTGGCGCAGACGGGCGTGACGCCGGTCCTGGACGACCTGGGGCTGGTGGGGCAGGGCGAGGGCATCCAGCAGCTCCGCCAGGACATCCTGCGCGTGGCGGACCTCCAGGTGCCGGTGCTCATCCGGGGCGAGACGGGCACGGGCAAGGAGCTGGTGGCGCGCGCCATCCACGACCAGGGTCCGCGCCGCTCGGGCCCGTTCGTCAGCGTCAACCTGGGCGCGCTCTCCAAGGAGCTGGTGGCCGCGGAGCTGTTCGGCGCGCAGCGGGGCGCGTACACGGGCGCCAGCCGTGACCGGGACGGCTTCTTCCGCGCGGCCCATGGCGGCACGTTGTTCCTCGACGAGGTGGGTGAGGCGCCGCCCGAGGTGCAGGCCGCGCTGCTGCGGGTGCTGGAGACGGGCGAGGTGTACCCGGTGGGCGGCCACACGCCGGTGTCCGTCGACGTGAGGCTGGTGGCGGCGACGGACTCCGACCTGGAGGCGCGCATCGAGGAGCGCCAGTTCAAGGCGCCCCTGCTCCACCGGCTGGCCGGCTTCGAAATCCGGGTGCCCGCGCTGCGCGAGCGGCGCGAGGACATTGGCCCGCTCTTCCTCCACTTCGCCCGCCAGGAGCTGGAGGCCACGGGCGAGACGTGGCGGCTGGCCACCACGGACCCGCGCGCGCAGCCGTGGCTGCCCGCCGCGCTGGCCGTGCGCCTGCTGCGCTACGGCTGGCCGGGCAACGTGCGACAGCTGCGCAACGTCACCCGACAGCTCGTCATCGGCAGCCGGGGCCTGCCGGGCCTGCGCGTGGACTCGCGGCTGGAGCAGACGCTGGGCGCGGAGGTGCTGCCCGTGCCCGGCCGCGTGCTGGCCCCCACCGCGCCCGGGACGCCCGAGGCCGCCGACCCGCGCGGCGCCTCGCGCCGCAAGCCCGCCGAGGTCGGCGAGGCGGAGCTGCTGGAGGCCCTGCGCGCCTGCTCGTGGGACCTCAAGGCCACCGCGGACCACCTGGGCATCCCCCGCCCCTCCGTCTACGTCCTCATCGACAAGAGCTCGCTCATCCGCACCGCGCGCGACCTGAGCCCGGAGGAAATCACCCGCTGCTTCCAGGAGTGCCAGGGGGACCTGGACAAGATGGTGCAGCGGCTCGAGGTCTCCCGCAGGGCGCTCCAGCGCCGCGTGCGCGAGCTGGGGTTGGAGAATCCCTGA
- a CDS encoding cell wall anchor protein, with protein MALEVFRKDVWKWVAAVSWLGLAACGVESGSEPRLEPVSTARHALSTVAHRSSTTASVKASTTLTLALPPGTAVGDVLLARVSNRESVTATLTAPAGWTLLRSDQSAALLKSWVFYKVVSSTEPASYTFTLSAAYNMSGSVSAFSGADPANPIDTHSGQKNGNATALDSPAVTTTVANGLAVWFGTQLWGGTACPVSPLVPPADFTEVFDACLLSSATGFLFDMAWKELGAAGLQPAFNGTSPFPNTNTAQVVVLRPANAPTCTVGDTFASTYSVVGSVSSPDIVEPSGLAASRINPGALYVHNEDTTAIVAISTANASTLGTYQVAGVTPQDWEDVASGPCPTGSCIYMGDIGRSSASLPIPPNTFYVYRIPEPNIGAGQTSGTLSAEQFPFVYPDGGKDAESIMVHPVTADIYIITKNVTNGLSKVYKLPRPLPAPGVVSTLVFVSDLQLPTSSDTNFSRATAAAIHPCGNRFILRTYRTVYEFRAAENAAFETAFAAAPVTLTDTVEGQGEAIEYAPDGAAYFTMSESPSPFRLKRVNRQ; from the coding sequence ATGGCATTGGAAGTCTTCAGGAAGGATGTCTGGAAGTGGGTCGCCGCGGTTTCGTGGCTCGGGTTGGCGGCGTGCGGAGTGGAGTCGGGATCCGAGCCACGGCTGGAGCCTGTCTCCACCGCGCGGCATGCGCTGTCGACGGTGGCGCACCGGAGCAGCACCACGGCGAGCGTGAAGGCCTCCACCACGCTGACCCTGGCCCTCCCGCCGGGAACGGCGGTGGGGGACGTGCTGTTGGCGCGGGTCTCCAACCGGGAGAGCGTCACCGCGACGCTGACGGCGCCCGCGGGCTGGACGTTGCTGCGCTCGGACCAGAGCGCGGCGCTGCTGAAGTCCTGGGTCTTCTACAAGGTGGTCTCCTCGACCGAGCCGGCGAGCTACACCTTCACCCTCAGCGCCGCGTACAACATGAGCGGCAGCGTCTCCGCGTTCTCCGGCGCCGACCCGGCGAACCCCATCGACACGCACAGCGGACAGAAGAACGGGAACGCGACCGCGCTCGACTCGCCCGCGGTGACGACCACCGTCGCCAACGGGCTGGCCGTCTGGTTCGGCACGCAGCTGTGGGGAGGCACGGCGTGTCCGGTCAGCCCGCTGGTGCCCCCGGCGGACTTCACGGAGGTGTTCGACGCGTGCCTGTTGTCGAGCGCCACGGGCTTCCTGTTCGACATGGCCTGGAAGGAGCTGGGCGCCGCGGGACTCCAGCCCGCGTTCAACGGGACGTCGCCGTTCCCCAACACCAACACCGCGCAGGTGGTCGTGCTGCGGCCCGCGAACGCGCCCACCTGCACCGTGGGAGACACCTTCGCGTCGACGTACTCCGTGGTGGGGTCGGTGAGCTCGCCCGACATCGTCGAGCCGTCCGGGCTGGCGGCCAGCCGCATCAACCCGGGCGCCCTCTACGTCCACAACGAGGACACCACCGCCATCGTGGCCATCAGCACCGCGAACGCGTCCACCCTGGGCACCTACCAGGTGGCGGGCGTGACGCCACAGGACTGGGAGGACGTGGCGAGCGGTCCGTGCCCCACGGGCTCCTGCATCTACATGGGAGACATCGGCCGGTCGAGCGCCAGCCTGCCGATTCCGCCCAACACCTTCTATGTCTACCGCATCCCGGAGCCGAACATCGGCGCGGGTCAGACGAGCGGAACCCTGAGCGCGGAGCAGTTCCCGTTCGTGTATCCGGATGGCGGGAAGGACGCGGAGTCCATCATGGTGCACCCCGTCACCGCGGACATCTACATCATCACGAAGAACGTCACGAACGGGCTGAGCAAGGTCTACAAACTCCCCAGGCCGCTGCCGGCGCCGGGCGTCGTCTCCACGCTCGTCTTCGTGTCCGACCTCCAACTGCCGACGAGCAGCGACACGAACTTCTCCCGCGCCACGGCCGCGGCCATCCACCCGTGCGGCAACCGCTTCATCCTGCGCACCTACCGCACCGTGTATGAGTTCCGCGCGGCGGAGAACGCGGCCTTCGAGACGGCCTTCGCCGCCGCGCCCGTCACCCTGACGGACACCGTCGAGGGCCAGGGCGAGGCCATCGAGTACGCGCCCGACGGGGCCGCCTACTTCACGATGAGCGAGTCGCCCTCGCCCTTCCGGCTCAAGCGCGTCAACCGGCAGTAG
- the infC gene encoding translation initiation factor IF-3 has translation MLRDQRSSRGGSRDQRTNRRIRAREVRVVGSDGSQLGVMPLEAALERARSEGLDLVEVSPMAQPPVCKIMDYGKFKYEEKKKASEAKRAQLTVQLKEVKLRPKTEEHDYEFKVRNTRRFLEEGNKAKVVIQFRGREITHKEQGTAILDDVAKDLKEVGVVEQPPRMEGRLMFMILAPTPKVAQRAREQARQAAASVRRTGPAPEKAPGDKPASGTATEPSAAPAPGAPSNTPAP, from the coding sequence ATTCTTCGGGATCAGAGAAGCAGCCGCGGCGGGAGCCGCGACCAGAGGACCAATCGTCGTATCCGTGCCCGCGAAGTCCGCGTGGTGGGCTCCGATGGTTCCCAGCTCGGCGTCATGCCGCTGGAAGCCGCGTTGGAGCGCGCGCGCAGCGAGGGGCTCGACCTCGTCGAGGTCAGCCCGATGGCCCAGCCGCCAGTCTGCAAGATCATGGACTACGGCAAGTTCAAGTACGAGGAGAAGAAGAAAGCCTCGGAAGCGAAGCGGGCCCAGCTCACCGTCCAGCTCAAGGAAGTGAAGCTCCGTCCGAAGACGGAGGAACACGACTACGAGTTCAAGGTCCGCAACACGCGCCGGTTCCTGGAGGAAGGGAACAAGGCGAAGGTCGTCATCCAGTTCCGCGGGCGTGAAATCACGCACAAGGAGCAGGGCACGGCCATCCTCGATGACGTGGCGAAGGACCTGAAGGAAGTGGGCGTGGTGGAGCAGCCGCCGCGCATGGAAGGCCGCCTGATGTTCATGATTCTGGCGCCGACCCCCAAGGTCGCCCAGCGGGCGCGCGAGCAGGCGCGTCAGGCCGCGGCCAGCGTGCGTCGCACGGGCCCGGCCCCGGAGAAGGCGCCGGGCGACAAGCCCGCGTCGGGTACCGCGACCGAGCCGAGCGCCGCCCCGGCTCCGGGCGCGCCGTCGAATACGCCGGCGCCCTGA
- a CDS encoding serine hydrolase domain-containing protein: MSHDRSSPPSLPDLLVQETRRYVRGYRSASLCAGVTLRGTHHVRALREKGTPPAPDALFALGGLTQVFTGALLALLVDKGRARLDMPLAEVIPRALLPDEQAGRITLEQLATHTSGMPHLPPNLDAAPGNPEDPFGHYSAGLFGDFLRGYRPPSPSPRPHADSLLGMGVLGHALSRRAGVNYGHALRDELFTPLGLSSTSARVTEELAPRLLPGHTARGRPVPAWTFPALPGAGALHSTVPDLLRFLDAHLRMGPPEVTRALKQTLEPRVESGPLRWGLGWSLSRVRGHTVAWCSSVMGGYTGFLALAPEAEAGVALLSDHGWSFLAALRGRGPLEKPGFALLARMLSSR; the protein is encoded by the coding sequence GTGAGTCACGACCGTTCATCGCCCCCCTCCCTCCCCGACCTGCTCGTCCAGGAGACCCGCCGCTACGTGCGTGGCTATCGCTCCGCGTCGCTCTGCGCGGGTGTCACCTTGCGAGGAACACACCACGTGCGGGCGTTGCGAGAGAAGGGCACTCCCCCAGCGCCAGACGCGCTGTTCGCCCTGGGCGGGCTCACGCAGGTCTTCACGGGGGCGTTGCTCGCGCTGCTCGTGGACAAGGGGCGCGCCCGGCTCGACATGCCACTGGCGGAAGTGATTCCCCGGGCCCTGCTCCCCGACGAGCAGGCGGGCCGCATCACCCTGGAGCAGCTCGCCACGCACACCTCCGGCATGCCGCACCTGCCCCCGAACCTCGACGCGGCCCCCGGCAACCCCGAGGACCCGTTCGGACACTACTCCGCCGGCCTCTTCGGGGACTTCCTGCGCGGCTATCGCCCGCCGTCGCCGTCGCCCCGTCCGCACGCGGACTCGCTGCTCGGCATGGGCGTGTTGGGGCACGCGCTCTCGCGCCGCGCGGGGGTCAACTACGGCCATGCCCTGCGCGACGAGCTCTTCACGCCGCTGGGGCTCTCCTCCACCTCCGCGCGGGTCACCGAGGAGCTGGCGCCCCGACTCCTGCCCGGCCATACCGCGAGGGGGCGGCCCGTCCCCGCATGGACCTTTCCCGCGCTGCCCGGCGCGGGCGCGCTCCACTCCACCGTTCCCGACCTGCTGCGCTTCCTCGACGCGCACCTGCGCATGGGCCCACCCGAGGTGACGCGGGCGCTGAAGCAGACCTTGGAGCCGCGCGTGGAGTCGGGCCCGCTGCGCTGGGGGCTCGGCTGGTCGCTGTCGCGGGTGCGGGGGCACACCGTGGCGTGGTGCTCGTCCGTGATGGGGGGCTACACGGGTTTCCTCGCGCTCGCTCCGGAGGCGGAGGCGGGTGTCGCCCTGCTCTCCGACCATGGCTGGTCCTTCCTCGCCGCGCTGCGCGGACGTGGCCCGCTCGAGAAGCCCGGGTTCGCGCTCCTCGCCCGGATGCTCTCCTCCCGGTGA